Proteins encoded together in one Triticum dicoccoides isolate Atlit2015 ecotype Zavitan chromosome 7B, WEW_v2.0, whole genome shotgun sequence window:
- the LOC119339645 gene encoding BTB/POZ and MATH domain-containing protein 2-like: protein MSFAGVSVIVDGKLVHATTSPTTASASGYHLLVVEGQSRTPEPIKSRCFIIGGHRWYIMFYPNDEHLNNNGYITLWLHLDKEEAPATETVKAQFKFSFVDETDKHKPACIHGRKLSEFEAGGNDEGREAMGKSEHLKDDSFTIRCDIVVVTEEVITTTGPTATASSLIVVPPSNMQRNFTDLLLTGEGTDVAFRVGGETFAAHRCVLAAWSTVFRALLFGPMKEGTSAMVQIDDMDAAVFKAMLGFIYGDSLPAPAVQDEDVVMLHHLLATADRYDLLRLRMMCEKKLCEHINVSTAAVILAVAEQHGCEGLKKACSEFLRCPDNLRAVLATDGFDHLCRSCPTLMKDMILGVLPPAG from the coding sequence ATGTCCTTCGCGGGTGTATCAGTCATCGTCGACGGCAAGCTCGTGCACGCCACCACCTCCCCGACTACTGCCAGCGCCAGCGGGTACCACTTGCTTGTTGTTGAAGGCCAGTCGCGCACCCCAGAACCTATTAAGTCTCGCTGTTTCATAATCGGAGGCCATCGCTGGTACATCATGTTCTACCCCAATGACGAACACCTGAACAACAATGGATATATaaccctttggcttcacctcgatAAGGAAGAGGCACCGGCTACAGAGACCGTGAAGGCACAGTTCAAGTTCAGTTTCGTTGACGAGACCGACAAGCACAAGCCGGCATGCATCCATGGTAGAAAATTATCCGAGTTTGAAGCTGGCGGCAACGACGAGGGACGGGAGGCAATGGGGAAATCTGAACACCTCAAGGACGACAGTTTCACCATCCGGTGCGACATCGTGGTTGTCACGGAAGAAGTGATCACCACCACCGGACCCACGGCCACCGCTTCTTCGTTAATTGTGGTGCCACCGTCCAACATGCAACGAAACTTCACCGATCTTCTCCTGACCGGAGAGGGCACCGATGTGGCCTTCCGAGTCGGCGGCGAGACGTTTGCCGCCCACCGATGcgttctcgcggcctggtctaccgtCTTCAGGGCGTTGCTCTTCGGTCCGATGAAGGAAGGCACGTCTGCCATGGTGCAGATAGATGACATGGACGCAGCAGTGTTCAAGGCGATGTTAGGGTTCATCTACGGAGACTCACTTCCTGCACCAGCAGTGCAGGACGAGGACGTCGTTATGCTGCATCACCTGCTTGCTACAGCCGACAGGTACGAcctgctgaggctgaggatgatgtgCGAGAAGAAGCTGTGCGAGCACATCAACGTGAGCACCGCGGCAGTCATCCTGGCGGTCGCCGAGCAGCACGGCTGTGAAGGGCTGAAGAAGGCATGCAGCGAGTTCCTCCGGTGTCCAGACAACCTGAGAGCGGTGCTAGCCACGGACGGCTTTGATCATTTGTGCAGGAGCTGCCCCACTCTCATGAAGGACATGATCCTTGGTGTGCTGCCGCCTGCCGGCTAA